A section of the Pseudomonas sp. Q1-7 genome encodes:
- a CDS encoding alpha/beta hydrolase family protein, which produces MLRAFRPILAALCLTPLLASPALLAEEGATAPGEHAPLVERAPLEERSREEASGLERQLPQRAQQQLKAGTEPVLALWQPANVGTPKGLVILLPGDGETADWPEAVGPLRRRLPNAGWSTLALTLPDPSGDPPPPRPPKAEEATKAEPAVSPEKAEEEGPSTTEQAGSAEPSTDPAPPPLSRDAIQKTQTERVFARIEAALAFAREQQPKSIVLLGHGTGAYWATQFLATQEPQDVRNLLLVAAELPAGYEPPLEESLPALKLATGDFYYKDQPADRDAALRRLHASKRQKHPAYIQIAMKGLPADPATEQEQLIRRIRGWLSLHLEAQGGATPKDD; this is translated from the coding sequence ATGCTTCGCGCCTTTCGCCCAATCCTTGCGGCCCTTTGCCTCACCCCGCTGCTCGCCTCCCCTGCCCTGCTGGCGGAGGAAGGGGCCACGGCCCCCGGGGAGCACGCACCGCTGGTGGAACGCGCGCCCCTGGAAGAACGCAGCCGAGAGGAGGCCAGCGGCCTGGAGCGTCAGCTCCCCCAGCGGGCACAACAGCAGCTCAAGGCCGGCACGGAACCTGTCCTCGCGCTCTGGCAACCCGCCAATGTCGGCACCCCCAAAGGCCTGGTGATCCTCCTCCCCGGCGACGGCGAAACCGCCGACTGGCCGGAAGCCGTAGGCCCGCTGCGGCGACGCTTGCCGAACGCCGGCTGGAGCACGCTGGCCCTGACCTTGCCTGATCCAAGCGGCGACCCGCCGCCGCCCCGGCCACCGAAGGCCGAGGAAGCAACCAAGGCCGAACCCGCGGTCAGCCCGGAAAAGGCCGAGGAAGAAGGTCCGTCCACCACCGAACAGGCCGGCAGCGCCGAACCCAGTACCGACCCGGCGCCGCCGCCGCTGTCCCGCGACGCCATCCAGAAAACCCAGACCGAGCGGGTGTTCGCGCGCATCGAAGCGGCACTGGCGTTCGCCCGCGAGCAGCAACCGAAATCCATTGTGCTGCTGGGCCATGGCACCGGCGCCTACTGGGCGACGCAGTTCCTCGCCACCCAGGAACCGCAGGACGTGCGCAACCTGCTGCTGGTCGCCGCCGAGTTGCCCGCCGGCTATGAACCGCCGCTGGAGGAATCGCTGCCCGCGCTGAAGCTGGCCACCGGCGACTTCTACTACAAGGACCAGCCGGCCGACCGCGACGCCGCCCTGCGCCGCCTGCATGCCAGCAAGCGCCAGAAGCACCCGGCCTACATCCAGATCGCCATGAAGGGCCTGCCGGCCGATCCCGCCACCGAACAGGAACAGTTGATCCGGCGCATACGCGGCTGGCTCAGCCTGCACCTGGAGGCGCAAGGCGGCGCGACACCGAAGGACGATTGA